From Vicinamibacterales bacterium, one genomic window encodes:
- the def gene encoding peptide deformylase, which translates to MIRPILKYGDSGLHAPAAPVRAITEEIRALIDDMIKTMYAAPGVGLAAPQVGVGLRIFVIDISVGEKPTELIAMVNPSFETCSDDTLITEEEGCLSLPGFSAVVERRKQVVVSGLDQNGRTQKIEGEDLLARAFQHEMDHLNGTLFVDRLRGIKRELIMRRIAKLRRNRKW; encoded by the coding sequence ATGATTCGCCCGATCCTTAAGTACGGTGATTCGGGGCTTCATGCGCCAGCGGCTCCTGTAAGGGCGATAACCGAGGAAATACGGGCATTAATCGACGACATGATTAAAACTATGTACGCTGCACCCGGAGTCGGCTTGGCAGCTCCCCAGGTGGGAGTAGGATTGCGGATCTTTGTTATCGACATTTCTGTGGGAGAAAAACCAACGGAACTAATTGCAATGGTTAATCCCAGCTTTGAGACCTGTAGCGATGACACATTAATAACCGAGGAAGAGGGCTGCCTGAGCCTTCCCGGGTTCAGTGCGGTTGTGGAGCGGCGGAAACAGGTCGTTGTATCCGGCCTAGATCAGAATGGCAGAACTCAAAAGATCGAAGGCGAGGACCTTCTTGCACGTGCCTTTCAGCACGAAATGGACCATCTAAACGGCACCCTCTTTGTTGATCGCCTCCGTGGGATTAAGCGAGAACTAATCATGCGTCGAATCGCCAAACTTCGGCGGAACAGAAAATGGTGA
- the fmt gene encoding methionyl-tRNA formyltransferase, with protein MVRIAFFGTPEFAVPTLVALIESPCEVVTVITQPDRPRGRGQRPSASPIKIIALGNNIPVLTPEALNDPVFLDQMRTLQLELGVVVAYGKLVPDNLLEIPTHGFVNLHASLLPAYRGAAPIQRAVLDGNEVTGVTLIRMNSKLDSGPILAQAQQAIRPTDTASDLASALAPLGASLLRDNLGNIGSGTLVEAPQDNSVATYAPRLTKNDGRIDWKSDAPTIHNQVRAMHPWPQAFTYLGGVRYAIHRTAVIAQPSKGRPGEILETEGSRLVVASGGSTTLEILEIQPSGRRVMEVQSFLAGHPVTVGSAFESPTRI; from the coding sequence ATGGTGAGAATCGCCTTCTTTGGTACACCAGAGTTTGCGGTTCCGACACTCGTCGCACTCATAGAATCTCCGTGCGAGGTGGTCACGGTGATCACCCAACCTGATCGTCCGCGTGGTAGAGGTCAACGACCCTCAGCGTCACCAATAAAAATTATAGCTCTAGGAAACAATATTCCAGTCCTGACGCCAGAAGCTCTCAACGACCCAGTTTTTCTAGATCAAATGCGAACCCTCCAGCTAGAACTTGGGGTCGTTGTGGCCTATGGCAAGCTCGTTCCCGACAACCTACTTGAAATCCCAACACATGGTTTCGTTAATTTACACGCTTCCCTACTACCCGCCTATCGTGGCGCAGCTCCGATTCAACGAGCTGTGCTCGATGGAAATGAGGTCACGGGAGTCACTTTGATAAGGATGAATTCCAAGCTTGATTCCGGTCCAATTCTTGCTCAAGCACAACAGGCGATTCGCCCCACTGACACAGCCTCAGACCTTGCAAGTGCCCTTGCCCCGCTCGGAGCCTCCCTTCTAAGGGACAACCTCGGCAACATTGGGAGCGGAACCTTGGTCGAAGCGCCACAAGACAACTCGGTTGCAACCTATGCACCTCGGCTCACGAAGAACGATGGTCGCATCGATTGGAAGAGTGACGCCCCCACGATTCATAACCAAGTTCGCGCAATGCATCCCTGGCCCCAAGCCTTCACATATCTTGGGGGAGTTCGCTACGCTATCCACCGCACAGCGGTGATAGCACAACCTTCAAAGGGACGACCTGGAGAGATTCTCGAAACTGAAGGCAGTCGGCTCGTTGTTGCTTCAGGTGGAAGTACGACACTCGAAATCCTAGAAATTCAGCCGTCTGGACGTCGCGTTATGGAAGTTCAGTCTTTTTTGGCTGGCCATCCAGTAACCGTTGGTTCAGCTTTTGAATCCCCAACAAGGATATGA
- a CDS encoding PASTA domain-containing protein, producing the protein MTLTRNVLGVGKALLVTGAMVATYFLFAAAGLRVALRSQEVSVPDLAGQPIATATATLEELGLLVRVDPAPRLHPSIPAGSVILQQPPAGSTTRRQRTVRVWLSGGSRPSQIPALVGQTERSAQLRVQADSLELVSVAEIRSGRYPRSTVLAQEPPPDTRSTSVSLLVNRGERTVTYVMPDLIGADGTGAADILREQGFRITVVGDHPYPNVPPGIVLRQYPQAGFQITPGEPISLEVSR; encoded by the coding sequence ATGACCCTGACGCGTAACGTGCTGGGCGTTGGGAAGGCCCTCCTAGTGACCGGCGCAATGGTGGCGACTTACTTCCTTTTCGCCGCCGCCGGTTTGCGTGTCGCACTTCGATCACAGGAAGTATCCGTTCCCGACCTAGCCGGTCAACCAATTGCAACGGCTACTGCAACTCTCGAAGAGTTGGGACTTCTAGTACGTGTTGATCCAGCGCCGCGGTTACACCCTTCTATCCCTGCCGGGAGCGTGATTCTACAACAGCCCCCGGCTGGATCAACAACCCGCCGACAACGAACTGTTAGAGTTTGGTTAAGCGGTGGCTCTCGGCCCAGTCAGATTCCCGCTTTAGTTGGTCAAACCGAGCGCAGTGCCCAATTAAGAGTCCAAGCGGACAGCCTGGAACTCGTAAGCGTCGCCGAAATACGGTCAGGTCGATACCCCCGGAGCACAGTGCTTGCCCAAGAACCGCCGCCAGACACTCGCAGCACATCAGTGTCGTTACTTGTAAACCGAGGCGAGCGAACCGTTACCTATGTGATGCCTGACCTAATCGGCGCCGACGGCACAGGAGCGGCCGACATTTTACGAGAACAAGGATTTCGAATTACAGTCGTCGGAGATCACCCATATCCAAACGTGCCCCCCGGTATTGTCCTTCGTCAATATCCCCAAGCAGGTTTTCAAATCACCCCTGGTGAACCAATTTCCCTTGAGGTGAGCCGGTGA
- the rsmB gene encoding 16S rRNA (cytosine(967)-C(5))-methyltransferase RsmB, which produces MIAPARMAAFRALRAVIQRSVALPDSLYSVRTDVPDRRDRALLNEIVTGTLRWLNALDYLIVHFADRPLIKLDPVVRDVLRISIYQLLHLDRVPPSAVVNDAVNITRTEGPNRAAGLTNAVLRALLRALPNLPLPEEPKESELAAVSEVQFSGWPTHLRQRALQFISISHSHPDWLVERWLARYGYSATLAWTKFNNEPASLTLRANTLHTTSAALVSRFRENSIVAEPLRYGRDGLSIASGKQFLPDLTSSYDFFVQAEASQLIPPLVQAEPGMTILDACAAPGGKTLALASAMANQGTLVAGDFSQTRLNLLAHTVTRLGASVVKPVAHDLSRNAPFGTIFDRVLVDVPCSGLGTVQRDPDIRWRRQLNDIQRMADRQIKMLRVAATTVRSGGRLVYATCSGEPEENERVVENFLDSETKFHAEDLRTLDETSHFGPILNEAGYLRSYPHLHRLDAFFAASFKRT; this is translated from the coding sequence ATGATCGCTCCAGCCCGAATGGCCGCCTTTCGAGCCCTCCGGGCTGTGATCCAACGCTCCGTCGCTCTTCCAGATTCACTTTACAGTGTCAGAACCGATGTGCCAGATCGGCGGGATCGGGCTTTACTCAATGAGATCGTAACTGGAACCCTTCGGTGGCTTAACGCACTGGATTATCTGATCGTACACTTTGCTGATCGCCCTCTAATTAAACTTGACCCTGTTGTGCGTGATGTACTTCGGATCAGCATTTATCAACTACTACACCTTGACCGCGTTCCTCCGTCAGCTGTCGTCAACGACGCAGTAAACATCACACGAACCGAAGGCCCCAACCGTGCAGCAGGACTAACAAACGCTGTGCTGAGAGCCCTCCTAAGGGCATTACCCAATCTTCCTTTACCAGAGGAACCGAAGGAGTCGGAACTCGCGGCTGTTTCTGAAGTGCAATTCTCAGGCTGGCCAACCCATCTCCGGCAGAGGGCGCTTCAATTTATTAGCATTAGCCATTCCCACCCGGACTGGCTAGTTGAACGGTGGCTCGCCCGCTATGGTTATTCAGCAACGCTGGCATGGACTAAGTTCAACAACGAACCCGCCAGTCTTACCCTTCGAGCTAACACTTTACACACAACATCTGCAGCACTGGTGTCGCGGTTTCGTGAAAACTCCATTGTCGCGGAGCCTCTACGCTATGGGCGTGATGGTTTAAGCATTGCGTCTGGTAAGCAATTTTTGCCGGATTTGACCTCAAGTTACGACTTCTTCGTCCAAGCCGAAGCCTCCCAACTTATTCCTCCGCTTGTTCAAGCAGAGCCTGGCATGACCATTCTGGACGCATGCGCTGCACCAGGAGGCAAGACCCTTGCTCTAGCTTCGGCTATGGCAAATCAGGGAACTCTAGTGGCGGGAGACTTTAGTCAGACTCGACTCAATCTACTGGCTCACACTGTCACTCGACTCGGCGCTTCTGTTGTGAAGCCGGTCGCCCATGATCTTTCTCGCAACGCCCCATTTGGCACTATCTTCGATCGCGTCCTTGTCGATGTTCCCTGCAGCGGCCTAGGTACCGTGCAACGTGATCCAGATATTCGATGGCGCAGACAACTCAACGACATTCAGCGTATGGCTGACCGCCAAATCAAAATGCTTCGTGTTGCAGCCACCACGGTGCGATCCGGAGGGCGTCTAGTGTACGCTACGTGTTCCGGTGAGCCAGAGGAGAATGAACGAGTCGTAGAAAACTTTCTCGATTCAGAGACCAAATTCCACGCTGAAGATCTTCGGACCCTCGATGAGACTTCTCATTTCGGTCCAATTCTCAACGAGGCCGGATATCTCAGAAGCTATCCTCACTTGCACCGGCTAGATGCCTTTTTCGCGGCTTCTTTCAAGCGCACCTAA
- the rpe gene encoding ribulose-phosphate 3-epimerase, with protein MSVQIAPSILSADFAELGRAVHAVEQGGADAIHVDVMDGHFVPNLSIGPPVISSIKRTARVPLDVHLMIEDPYRHLEAFAKAGANTLSIHVEAQPNLSQALTSIKKLGLLAGAALNPSTPVTALETVASEVDVVLVMSVNPGFGGQRFIPSSIEKVRAMRVLLESVGNPAPISVDGGVDLSNAGELVAAGANILVAGSAIFGQDDPTKATRALRAATNVRAIREPK; from the coding sequence GTGAGCGTCCAAATCGCTCCTTCAATTCTTTCGGCTGACTTCGCGGAATTGGGTAGAGCTGTTCACGCCGTAGAGCAAGGTGGTGCCGATGCCATACATGTGGATGTGATGGATGGTCATTTCGTGCCCAACTTATCAATTGGACCCCCAGTTATAAGTTCTATAAAGCGAACCGCACGGGTTCCGTTGGATGTCCACTTAATGATTGAAGACCCGTATCGGCATCTTGAGGCTTTCGCAAAAGCCGGAGCCAACACTCTTTCTATTCACGTGGAAGCACAACCCAATCTTAGCCAGGCGCTGACTTCAATTAAGAAACTGGGTCTTCTCGCTGGAGCTGCACTTAATCCCTCAACCCCGGTCACGGCTCTCGAAACTGTTGCCTCCGAAGTCGACGTGGTTTTAGTCATGTCTGTAAATCCGGGATTCGGAGGACAACGATTCATACCCAGTAGCATCGAGAAAGTCCGAGCCATGAGAGTCTTGCTAGAAAGCGTGGGTAATCCAGCACCGATTTCGGTCGACGGAGGAGTAGATTTGAGCAACGCCGGCGAACTTGTGGCTGCCGGGGCGAACATCCTAGTAGCTGGCTCAGCGATTTTTGGCCAAGACGATCCTACTAAAGCCACACGCGCTTTAAGGGCAGCAACCAACGTACGAGCTATCAGGGAGCCAAAATAG
- the aroC gene encoding chorismate synthase, with product MLRFLTAGESHGRGLVAILEGIPAGLTINFDAITHQMRRRQKGYGRGQRMQIESDQAEILSGVRDGQTIGGPIALLVNNKDWPNWERTMQVSATESESTEGDRKPPVSRPRPGHADLAGTIKFDRTDIRDVLERASARETAARVAAGSVARQLLELFNIEIASHVTAIAGVEISETMVPFDRVREIPEDATLRCVDPKTETAMVAAIDAAREAGDTAGGRFEVIVHGLPLGLGSYVQWDRKLDGRLAQAIMSIPAIKAVGIGLGPGVSALPGSQVHDEIVLPSHPAENDGSKYGVVRPTNNAGGLEGGVTNGEDLRILGYMKPISTLMKPLRSVDISTMTEAPATVERSDVCAVPAASVVAEAMISLVLADAFLEKFGGDSINEVTRHLSASTTLSRSRLNNPSSNRTG from the coding sequence ATGTTACGTTTTCTTACAGCAGGCGAATCGCACGGTCGAGGACTCGTGGCAATACTTGAAGGAATTCCCGCTGGCCTGACGATTAATTTTGATGCGATCACACATCAAATGCGCCGACGCCAGAAGGGCTATGGTCGCGGCCAACGAATGCAGATTGAATCTGATCAAGCCGAAATCTTATCCGGCGTACGCGACGGTCAAACAATTGGCGGTCCGATCGCGCTTCTTGTTAACAACAAGGACTGGCCCAATTGGGAAAGGACAATGCAGGTCAGCGCAACGGAATCCGAGTCGACCGAGGGCGATCGTAAGCCTCCGGTCTCACGTCCTCGTCCTGGCCATGCCGATCTCGCAGGAACCATCAAATTTGACCGGACTGACATTCGAGACGTCCTAGAGCGTGCTAGTGCACGTGAAACGGCCGCGCGCGTTGCGGCGGGTTCGGTCGCTCGACAGTTACTGGAGCTATTCAATATTGAGATCGCAAGTCATGTCACCGCTATCGCCGGAGTTGAGATCTCCGAAACCATGGTCCCCTTCGACCGGGTACGTGAAATACCGGAGGACGCAACCCTTCGTTGCGTTGATCCAAAAACCGAAACAGCGATGGTTGCCGCAATTGATGCTGCTCGCGAGGCTGGGGACACAGCCGGTGGCAGGTTCGAGGTAATCGTTCACGGACTCCCACTTGGACTCGGAAGCTACGTCCAGTGGGATCGGAAGCTTGATGGGCGTTTGGCCCAAGCCATCATGTCCATACCTGCCATCAAGGCTGTGGGAATAGGTCTTGGGCCGGGTGTGTCTGCACTGCCTGGATCCCAAGTGCACGATGAGATCGTTTTGCCAAGTCACCCTGCAGAGAATGATGGCAGTAAATACGGCGTCGTCCGCCCAACGAACAATGCAGGGGGACTCGAAGGCGGCGTGACAAACGGCGAGGATCTTCGTATTTTGGGTTACATGAAGCCGATTTCAACTCTTATGAAACCCCTTCGCTCTGTAGACATATCTACTATGACCGAGGCTCCAGCGACAGTGGAACGAAGCGATGTGTGCGCCGTTCCGGCTGCTTCGGTTGTGGCTGAAGCGATGATTTCCTTGGTCTTGGCTGATGCTTTTTTAGAGAAGTTTGGAGGCGATTCCATAAACGAGGTCACCCGTCATCTGTCCGCTTCCACCACGCTCAGCCGGTCTCGACTTAATAACCCTTCTAGCAATCGAACGGGCTAG